The following coding sequences lie in one Mycobacterium gordonae genomic window:
- a CDS encoding YbaB/EbfC family nucleoid-associated protein has translation MSNGVHPQAAEALKLLEQFNSVLSDQMHRSKVATFTGTDAAKSVGATLDGRRMLTGLFVEEGLLRLGAKTVEDRINEALANAQAAAAATIQAQQQQLAASLAHVADCLKNSLGGF, from the coding sequence ATGAGCAATGGTGTGCACCCCCAGGCGGCTGAGGCGTTAAAGCTCTTAGAGCAATTCAATTCGGTCCTCAGCGATCAGATGCACAGATCGAAGGTGGCTACTTTCACTGGCACGGATGCGGCCAAAAGCGTCGGGGCGACCCTTGATGGACGACGCATGCTGACCGGACTCTTCGTCGAGGAAGGTCTGCTGCGGCTGGGTGCGAAAACGGTCGAGGATCGCATCAATGAGGCGCTGGCCAACGCGCAGGCTGCCGCCGCCGCGACGATTCAAGCGCAGCAGCAACAGCTTGCCGCTTCGCTCGCTCACGTCGCGGATTGCCTCAAGAATTCCCTGGGCGGATTCTGA